GAGGTAAAAACCAATAAAACCAACAACATCCTAGTCAGAGATGCATGTGTGTCATCAGATGCAGAAAGAGTctcaaaaagaggaaacacaatcAGCTCAGTTCTGCTAACACGAACACATCCAGCTGTGTCTCACTCTGAGCTCGCTGTGAGAGGACACTTACTGAAGGAGACGAGGGACATGAAGAGGGAATGAAGAAACTAACAGCTGTCAGAGTGTTGAAGTGAAACTTGCACGTGCCACAATTCAGACAATTATCTCAATCCACCTCATCACAGTGTGCGactgtttttagtttgtatCTCGACATCATCGTAAACAAGGGAAACCTCAAAGGTCTAGAGgctgaaataaaagtttgaagGTTGATTTTGAGGCTTTTTATCCGAGAGACGGGACAGGGTAGGGGGTAGTCAGAAatgtagggagagagagagagagtggggaaagacaggTCACAGGTCGGACTTCAACCCAGGCcgtccgcctggaggaccaGTGTCTCCATTCTTGGGGCGCGCACACTTACCTcaaggctaccagcgccccctaTAGGCAACATAGCAGAATTACATCCTAACTAAATATATCATGGAGAAACGATGTCCTAAAGAGAGTGAAGTctaactccctctgggtttgttgttctgagctctgtgttcacagcGACCGGACGACAGTTTTctgtttcactcagaggctaaaacatgtgacattcatgtgtttttttcatgtgaacccctccctctctaaTCATTCTGCCATCTCAATGGGGAAGAGAGATGGTCACACCCACTGATGGACGATGTACATAGAGGCATATTAACTGTTTTGTTGCTAGATTACAAGACGAGGCAAACCAGCAGACTTTACAAACTGAAAAAGCATTTTGTttgttctcaactggtgggtcgggacccaaaagtgggtcgcagagccgttttcagtgggtcgcaaacttgtgacaggaaataaaaaaagtgtctaaAAGTCTTTGAAGCGCTCTTAAaacatgctgttttttgttccttctcttgattctgtcacatgtttcatACCAGCTGAGGTCCAAACAGCactgtttttcattcaataaatctgattggttgaaaaaaacatgacaaagttGGGTCACAATTTACATGAAGGAGATGGCGGTGGGTCCTTTGgatagaccagttgagaaccattgTTCTAAaatactgaaaagaaaaaagaaccgAATCAACTTTCAGCTGCAAATCAGAAAAAAGATCAGTCCAATGAAGAGCTGgaagagcggaggaggaggaggggaggaggggaggaggggaggcggGGCGCTGAGggagtttgttttgtctgagaGACCAAAGAGGTCTAGAGCTAACGTGTGACATCTACCAGATCTAGAGTCCCATATTgtacctttaaaagaaaacaacagctcTCTGTCTGATTACGACTTTTTACTGCAGGTTTATAGAAGTGGAGAGGCGGATCGTTTTTCAGGAAGATTAACATGAGCTCCATGTTTTGGTGGAATTTCCCACACAGTATGTTTGATCTCTACTTTTCCTCTCAGACTTTTGACAGTGATGGGACACTGCTGGAGGACTCGACCATGCAGGCTCTGGAGGTGTTCTGTACCTGCTGGTTCACCTTCGAGGTGAGGagagaaacactaaacatgCTGACTATGTTGATGATCTATGaagattaataaaatgtttgttctgtgtgtgagGTGGTGACGCGGCTGCTGCTCGCACCCAACAGGAAGAAGTTCTTCCATCACCCTCTGAACATCATCGACGTGGTGTCTGTGGCTCCCATCTACATCACGCTGCTCTTTGACCTAACGCTGGGCTCAGAGTCTGAGCTGGGGGATCTGGGGCGACTCATACAAGTTTGGATTTGTTATTTtatatgaatttaaaatatgtgtgtaccctttaaataaacatgatgtaCATGTTGCTGTAAAAATTAAGATTAGTttattggttgattggttggttggttgattggttggttggttgattgactggttggttgattggttggttgattggttggttgattgattggtgtgttggttggtttgttggttgattgattgattggttgattgattggtgtgttggttggttggttgattgattgattgattgattgattgattgattgattgattgattgattgattgattgattgattgattgattgattgattgattgattgattgattggttggttgattgattggttggttggttggttggttgactgattagttgattgattggttggtttgttggttggttggttgattgattagttgattggttggttggttgattgattagttgattgattggttggttgattgattagttgattgattggttggttggttgattgattggttggttggttgattgattagttgattggttggttggttgattgattagttgattgattggttggttggttgattgattggttggttgattgattagttgattgattggttggttggttgattggttggttggttggttggttggtttgttggttgactgattggttggttggttgattgattagttgattgattggttggttggttgttggttggttggttgattgattggttggttggttgttggttgactgattggttggttggttgattgattagttgattgattggtgtgttggttggttggttgattgttgAATGAATGGACTTGTTGTTCAGTGACAAAAAGTGTTTAATGGGATTTTCAAGACTTTACAGTTTTATAACATTACCTTATGTTTAAAGAATTTtctctgggtttgttttttcataaagtatttttcTAAATCACTGACTTACTGCGGACTCGTGCACTTCTAATGAGAAAGATGGTATGACATTTATGTATATGCTTTTTCtctaagtctctctctctctctcccttttctcaCCCCCATCTTTTTCAGGTGTTCAGGTTAATGAGGATCTTCCGGGTCCTGAAGCTGGCCCGACACTCGACAGGTCTGCGGTCTCTGGGAGCGACTCTCCGGGTGAGCTGGGACTTGGATTATGTAACACTTCACTTCCTGACTCTGTGCAGACACTCGATGACATTAACTGCTCTCAGgatatttaaaacttttaattaatttgtattttctccctGACATTTTGTCCATTGACCTTTTCTGTATCAGTTCAACTTCGATCGATGGTGAACAGCTGGAGGCCTGAGCTCACTGTTCGAGGAAACTTTACTCATAGAGAACATTTCAAACTCTGAGGCCGTTCAGTAGACCAACAAAACACCACACAGCTTTGGaccagaggagagagggaatgtgttattttactttatcactttaaaatgtatcctACGGAATCcaaatcattttaattcattatcTAAAGATATTTCTGTTGAAGCCCACATGGCATGGTTTCATTTAGGAGACGTTCAGGTGTGTATCTTTAAAAAGCTGGAAGGTCAGCTCACCTGTTGAGAAGAATTTGACTTTAGGTTTTATTGCTGTGAATACTGAACATGCTCGTATCAGGATCACGTGCGTCCGACTAACTAGCTGAAAAGGAGGCATATCGCCACCTATGATAGCTGAGTCTGACATTCAAATGAAACGATGTAATCAAACTGTAATGGTCGCTCGACTTtgctgtgcatgtaaacgtactgaCTGACATGTGGCGCCCCCCTTGGTTTCATTCTGAGGCCACTATGATTCATCCTGCAAAGCTCACTCAAGGtaaaagacaaatacattttatttgtatccCACTTTACGCAGACGACATTCAGATATACTCTGGTCTTTAATGAAGTGTCTACGGTCCAATGGTTAGAGGTCTTGTAACAGTGAATAGTAGCGTCCCTAGAATTGAGCCCTGGGGTGCTCCTAATGCCATTGTGATCCACTCCCCAAACCAAacttattcattttgttttaagcCCGGCTCAGACTACAAGAGGTTTAAAATCCAACCTGATTTATAAATCAGGTAGCATCACGCTCATCAGAAGAATCGTAGATATTCTGTTCCAGAAGGCATTGGACTTCAAATTGGCTCGATTATCTTCTAGTCTGAGCCCGGTTTTCGTTGCAGAGTTTTTTGTCAGTTATTTACGGAGAGACTCTCGAAAAAGAAAGTATCCAGACTTTTGACGCCTCTCTGCTTGAGCCAGACGTTTAATGGTCATGTCTGCTCTCAGTTCTCCGTGCAGAGCATGTGAAGTGTATCAGTTTCACCTGCAGAGAGCCTCCATCTGATGCAGAATCAGTCTACTACTGCTCAGCTCCGCCTGGgtttgatttcatgaacacatGTAATCAAACCCACGTAGAGTATGTGAGAGTGAAGGTCATGTTACAGGATCATCTGTCATAACAAGCAAAGAGCATTATCTGCGTATAAAGTCTTAATGTGTGCACATTATTGTCTGCAATATCAAGTTTGACTTTTGACAATGTTGCTGGTTTATTGGATGTGAAGGCCTCATGTTTACATTTAGACTGCAGATTTAAATTCGTGCTTCAGAGAAACACTGGGAGCTCTTTGGTCTCTTCTTATCAACTGAGTTTgaggctgtggatcagtggtagaatcggatgtctctcaaccagaaggtcaggggttcgatcccagctcctgcagccacatgtctgatgtgtccttgttgACAAAGTTTACCCGCTGCTTCTTCAGTGGTGTGCGGAATATGCAAGTCTGCATTTCATTTTTAGCAGAGACCGAACTGAACCAGTTTTTCCCAGAGAGtcccaggagagagagagagagagagagacaaagagagagtgagagagtgatagacagagagacagagagagagagtgagagacagagagacagagcgtgagagagagtgagagagagagagagtgagagagagagacagagagagagagagagagacagagagagagacacagagaaagagagagaaagtgagtgagagagagagacagagagagagagagagtgagagagagtgagagagagagagagacagagagagagatagagagtgagagagagagagatacagagacagtgagagagagacagagagtgagagagagagagagtgagagagagacagagagagagagagagtgagagacagagagagtgagtgagagagagagagacagtgacagatagtgagagagagagagacagagagtgagagagagacagagagagagagagtgagagagagacagagacagtgagagagagacagagagagagagagagagagtgagtgagagagagagacagagagagagagagagagtgagagagagtgagagagagagagagacagagagagagatagagagtgagagagagagagatacagagacagtgagagagagacagagagtgagagagagagagagagtgagagagagacagagagagagagagagagagagagtgagagacagagagagtgagtgagagagagagagacagtgacagagagtgagagagagatagacagagagtgagagagagacagagagagtgagagtgagagagagacagagacagtgagagagagacagagagtgagagtgagagagagacagagagagagtgagagagagacagagagagagagagacagagagagacacagagagagagacacagagagagagagagacagagagagagacacagagagagagagagagagagagagagtgagagacagagagacagagcgtgagagagtgagagacagagagtgagagagagagagacagagagtgagagagagacatagagtgagagagagagagagagagagagagccagagagagagagtgagagagtgagagagagagagagagagagagagagagagagagacagagatagagagtgagagagagtgagagagagagacagagagagtgagagagagtgagagagagagagacaaagagagtgagagagagagacagagagagagtgagagagacagggagagagtgagagagagacacagagagagtgagagcgagtgagagagagagacagagagagagagagtgagagagagagagagacagagagagagagagagagagagagtgagagagagacagagagagagagagacagagagagagagagagtgagagagagtgagtgagatagagagagcgagagagacacagagagagagagagagtgagagtgagagagagacacagagagagagacacagagagagagagagacagagagagagacacagagagagagagagagagagagagagtgagagacagagagacagagcgtgagagagtgagagagagagacagagagagagtgagagagagagagacagagagagagatacagagacagtgagagagagacagagagagagtgagagagagacatagagagagagagagagagtgagagacagagagagtgagtgagagagagagagagacagtgagagagagtgagagagagagagagacagagagtgagagagagacagagagagagagtgagagagagacagagacagtgagagagagacagagagagagagagagagagtgagacagagagagagagagagacagagagagagagacagagagagtgagagagagacagagagagagagtgagagagtgatagacagagagagagtgagagagagagagacagagagagagtgagagagagagagacagagtgagagagagacagagagtgagagacagagacagagagtgagagagagagccagagtgagagagagacacacagagacagagagtgagagagacagagagtgagagagagagacagagagagacagagacagagagagagacagacagagacagagagcgagagagacagagagagagagagagagagatacagagacagtgagagacagagagtgagagagagagagagtgagagagagacagagagagagagagagagagagagtgagagacagagagagtgagtgagagagagagagacagtgacagagagtgagagagagagagacagagagtgagagagagacagagagagagagagtgagagagagacagagacagtgagagagagacagagagtgagagtgagagagagagagtgagagagagacagagagagagagagagagagagacagagagagtgagagagagacaaagagagagtgagggagtgatagatagagagagagagtgagagagagagagacagagagagagagtgagagagagagagacagagagtgagagacagagagtgagagagagagagacagagagtgagtgagagagagacagagagtgagagagagagagccagagagagaaagtgagagagagtgagagagagagagagagagagagacagagagagacagagagagagagtgagagagagagtgagagagacagagagtgagagagagagagagtgagagagagtgagagagacaaagagagtgagagagagagacagagagagagtgagagagagtgagagagagacagagagagagagagtgagagagagagagagacagcgagagagagagagagagagagagagagagacagagagagagagagagacagagagagagagagagtgagagagagtgagtgagagagagagagcgagagagacacagagagagagagagtgagagagagacacagagagagacacacagagagagagatagagagacagagagagagacagcgagagagagagagagacagagagagagagagacagagagagagatagagcgtgagagagtgagagagagagagagtgagagagagagacagagagagacagagagagacacagagaaagagagagagagtgagtgagagagagagacagagagagagagagtgagagagagacagagagagagagtgagagagagagatacagagacagtgagagagagacagagagtgggagagagagagagtgagagagagacatagagagagagagtgagagagagacagagagagtgagtgagagagagacagtgagagagagtgagagagagagagacagagagtgagagagagacagagagagagagtgagagagagacagagacagtgagagagatacagagagtgagagagagacagagagagagtgagacagagagagagagagagagagacagagagagagagagacagacagagagagtgagagagagacagagagagagagtgagagagtgatagacagagagagagtgagagagagagacagagagagagagagtgagagagagagacagagtgagagagagacagagagtgagagacagagagtgagagagagagccagagtgagagagagagagacacacagagacagagagtgagagagacagagagtgagagacagagacagacagagacagagacagagagagagacagacagagacagagagcgagagagacagagagagagagagagagagagaggagagacagagagagagagagagtgagagagacagagcgagagagagagagagagagagagacagagacagagagtgagagagacagagagagagagagagacagagagagagagtgaggagacagagagagagagagagagagagtgagagacagagacagagacagagagagagagtgagagagacagagagagagagagagagagagagagtgagagacagagagaggagagagagagacagagagcgagagagacagagagagacagagagagacagagagagagagagagagagagttagagacagagagaggagagagagagacagagagcgagagagacagagagagacagagagagagagagatagagagagacagagacagagagtgagagagacagagagagagagagagagagacagagagagagagagagacagagagtgagagagaggagagagagacagagacacacagagagagagatagagagacagagagagagacagagagagagagagagagacagagagagagacagagcgtgagagagtgagagagagagagagtgagagagagagacagagagagagtgagagagagagagacagagagagagagtgagtgagagagacagacagagagagagagtgagagagagtgagagagagagagagacagagagagagagtgagagagagagatacagagacagtgagagagagacagagagtgagagagagagagagtgagagagagacatagagagagagagagagtgagagacagagagagtgagtgagagggagagagacagtgagagagagtgagagagagagagacagagagagagagtgagagagagtgagagagagacagagagagagagtgagagagagacagagacagtgagagagatacagagagtgagagagagacagagagagagagagagtgagacagagagagagagagagagagagagagacagagagagagagagagagacagagagagacagagagagtgagagagagacagagagagagagtgagagagtgatagacagagagagagtgagagagagagacagagagagagagagtgagagagagagagagacagagtgagagagagacagagagtgagagacagagacagagagtgagagagagagccagagtgagagagagagagacacacagagacagagagtgagagagacagagagtgagagacagagacagacagagacagagacagagagagagacagacagagacagagagcgagagagacagagagagagagagagagagagaggagagacagagagagagagagtgagagagacagagagagagagagagagagagagagagagagacagagacagagagtgagagagacagagagagagagagagacagagagagagagtgaggagacagagagagagagagagagagagtgagagacagagacagagacagagagagagagagtgagagagacagagagagagagagagagagagagacagagacagtgagagacagagagaggagagagagagacagagagcgagagagacagagagagacagagagagagagagagtgagagagacagagagagagagagagagagagagagagagagagagagacagagacagagagtgagagagacagagagagagagagagacagagagagagagagagagagtgagagacagagacagagacagagagagagagagtgagagagacagagagagagagagagagagagacagagacagtgagagacagagagaggagagagagagacagagagcgagagagacagagagagacagagagagagagagacagagagagacagagagagagagagagagagagtgagagacagagagaggagagagagagacagagagcgagagagacagagagagacagagagagagagagatagagagagacagagacagagacagagagtgagagagacagagagagagagagagagacagagagagagagagagagagacagagagtgagagagaggagagagagacagagagagagagacagagagagagagagagacagagagagagagacagagagagagagagagagaggctggatTACAGGGCGAGTCAGACCAAAACTCAATGAACTGAGAGAGAGtaagaaggaagggagggaggaaggaaaaaaggaaggaaggacgaAAGGACCAACTGACTGACCGACCGAATGAACAAACGGACGGACTCAATGTactgaaggagaggaagagggagggaggaagggagggaggagggaaggaaagaaggaagggaggaaggagggaaagaaggaaggaaggtagGAAGGAAGAATTGAAGGACCAACTGACTGACAGACCGACCAACTGACTGAACGAACAAACGAATTAacgagagaggatgagaggagggaagggaggaagtagtgaaggaaggatggaagaaagtaagaaagaagTGAAGGAAAgactaaagaaagaaagacagacagataaagaTTTCTGGAGGTTTGAAGCTGTAGTTAAAGAGACGTTTATTTGTTTCTGACACCGTCCCTCCGTGTCGTTTCTGCAGCACAGTTACCGTGAGGTCGGCATCCTGCTGCTCTACCTCGCTGTGGGCGTGTCCGTCTTCTCTGGGATCGCTTACACGGCTGAATATGAAGAGGTGACAGCTCGTGTTTTACTGCAGTTTCAGATGAATGTGTTTTCAGAGCTGTGAGTCATGactcctctttctgtttcaggaCGTGGGTCTGGACACCATCCCCGCCTGCTGGTGGTGGGGGACGGTCAGCATGACCACGGTGGGGTACGGGGACGTGGTGCCCGTCACGGTGGCCGGGAAGCTGGCGGCGAGCGGCTGCATTCTGGGAGGCACCCTGGTGGTGGCGCTgcccatcaccatcatcttcaacAAGTTCTCCCTCTTCTACCGACGACAGAAAGCTCTAGAAGCTTCCGTCAGGAACAACAACAGCAGGAGGCTGAGGATGAGTTGCGAGGAGGCGccggaggacgaggaggacgaggggtCAGACGCAGACAGCAGGTGTCTGGACGAGGACGACACGGATGACATGGAGGACGACGATATCGATTATGAAGACGACGGAGGAGTGATCAACTACAGCTACGTGGAGCATCCGTCGTACTCGTTCATGCTGAGGAGGAAGGAGCTCAATCAGCTGTGACGCAGACAGGAAGTCAACCTCATCAGACTCTG
The Labrus mixtus chromosome 7, fLabMix1.1, whole genome shotgun sequence DNA segment above includes these coding regions:
- the si:dkey-43k4.5 gene encoding potassium voltage-gated channel subfamily S member 2 translates to MVKESLPSWVQQDSEDGLVHVNVGGLKRSLCSSTLKKFPDTRLGKLLACDSEEDILQVCDDYDVQQKEFYFDRNPGLFPYVLHFYQTGKLHIMDELCVFSFSQEIEYWGINEFFLDSCCSYRYHDRKLESSRHRSWDDESEESSIDTSVDEISDLKRDMLHFEEVRYGHIRKCLWLTLENPGYSIPSKLFSLLSICVVLTSIAIMCINSMPEYQTFDSDGTLLEDSTMQALEVFCTCWFTFEVVTRLLLAPNRKKFFHHPLNIIDVVSVAPIYITLLFDLTLGSESELGDLGRLIQVFRLMRIFRVLKLARHSTGLRSLGATLRHSYREVGILLLYLAVGVSVFSGIAYTAEYEEDVGLDTIPACWWWGTVSMTTVGYGDVVPVTVAGKLAASGCILGGTLVVALPITIIFNKFSLFYRRQKALEASVRNNNSRRLRMSCEEAPEDEEDEGSDADSRCLDEDDTDDMEDDDIDYEDDGGVINYSYVEHPSYSFMLRRKELNQL